The Argentina anserina chromosome 3, drPotAnse1.1, whole genome shotgun sequence genome includes a region encoding these proteins:
- the LOC126786960 gene encoding uncharacterized protein LOC126786960 produces MNIVRPSQSKSPKITPYTGEGDPFRHIDNFKKVTASREFDDAILCHLFSETLDGDAMNWFFEQPANSMDSFTQLTTAFLSRFILMAGAAHTTDGLFQVKQESRETLGTFVMRWQIAASKCRNLNKTLALAAFKEGLRSENFLFHINVDPRMRDATYDDIMTEAVRYAQVEYVTYGEKWTPVPSDKTTAPQTSHTVPLQRELFPNTEDHNKGRKREWHQANHLDARNNDRHRGRDKNRRLDHERRDNRDPRQVNAMGRRSEHTPPREENLEDFFHKHQGTLRKPARPLRPETEAETGKWCRFHQNGSRNTNDCRTLRVLRANGDTGVRPAQQRVQHNVVAAVETLRRINIIEGGDPKTNMSN; encoded by the coding sequence ATGAACATCGTACGTCCTTCTCAATCCAAGAGCCCAAAAATCACGCCGTACACAGGCGAAGGCGATCCATTCCGGCACATTGATAACTTCAAAAAAGTCACTGCCAGTAGAGAATTCGACGACGCCATCTTGTGCCACCTATTCAGCGAAACACTAGATGGGGATGCCATGAATTGGTTCTTCGAACAACCGGCGAACTCTATGGATTCCTTCACGCAGTTGACCACGGCATTTCTTAGTCGGTTTATCCTCATGGCCGGAGCCGCCCACACAACCGATGGCCTATTTCAAGTAAAACAAGAGAGCAGGGAAACATTGGGCACCTTCGTCATGCGATGGCAGATAGCAGCATCCAAATGTCGGAACCTAAACAAAACGCTCGCCTTGGCTGCTTTTAAGGAGGGACTACGGTCAGAAAACTTCTTGTTCCACATCAATGTGGACCCTCGAATGCGCGATGCCACATATGATGACATCATGACTGAAGCAGTACGATACGCTCAGGTAGAATACGTCACATACGGAGAGAAGTGGACCCCAGTACCATCAGACAAAACCACTGCGCCGCAGACATCACACACAGTCCCTCTCCAGCGTGAGCTCTTCCCCAACACAGAAGACCATAACAAAGGCAGGAAAAGAGAGTGGCATCAAGCCAATCACCTTGATGCGCGCAACAACGATCGGCACAGAGGCCGGGACAAGAACAGGAGACTTGACCATGAACGTCGCGACAACAGAGACCCTCGCCAAGTTAATGCAATGGGCCGCCGTAGTGAACACACACCGCCTAGGGAAGAAAACCTGGAAGACTTTTTCCACAAACATCAGGGCACGCTGCGAAAACCAGCAAGACCACTACGCCCCGAAACCGAAGCAGAAACTGGCAAGTGGTGCAGGTTTCACCAAAATGGAAGCCGTAACACGAATGACTGCCGCACCCTCCGCGTACTAAGAGCCAATGGTGACACGGGGGTTCGCCCGGCGCAGCAGAGGGTACAACATAATGTGGTCGCCGCAGTCGAGACCCTGCGCCGCATCAACATTATAGAGGGAGGAGACCCGAAGACCAACATGTCTAACTGA